In Photobacterium sp. TLY01, the following proteins share a genomic window:
- a CDS encoding PepSY domain-containing protein, with product MTHNHETLAQQDKLPSQQRNGYMTAWRWHFYAGLYVVPFLIMLAVTGLMMLYAGTIDNLRFKDLLFVEPAAQSLPVTQQLNAVQQAYPQATIHQYLTPKQPEDAARFAVVTADGQGLFVTVNPYTAEVLGSLDRDNNLYTLANEIHGTLLIGDLGDRLIELAASFAVILIVSGAYMWWPRDNASRAGALRIRLASGKRTFWRDLHANLGVITSLFLLLFLLSGLSWSGIWGSKMVQAWNSFPAGVFGDVPLSDAKHAEMNHGELEEVPWNLEQTPMPMSGSHAGHHGIAGQVNLESVVSFARQQGFTSFRVNLPKGELGAYSVLQSTMSSDINDATQDRTLHIDQYTGKILADIRYDQYSPMAKVMAWGIALHEGDFGWWNKAANTVLCLAFIVISLSGIVMWWLRRPKGKRVLSAPPAPKNMTLWKGAMVVIAILGVCFPLAGITIFIVLLADRLIFSRVPTLARFFG from the coding sequence ATGACACATAATCACGAGACTCTGGCGCAGCAGGATAAGCTGCCATCACAACAACGTAACGGCTACATGACGGCCTGGCGCTGGCATTTTTATGCTGGGTTGTATGTGGTGCCTTTTTTGATCATGCTGGCGGTGACTGGCCTGATGATGCTCTATGCGGGAACGATCGATAACCTCCGTTTTAAAGACCTGCTTTTTGTCGAACCGGCTGCTCAAAGCCTGCCTGTCACTCAGCAGCTCAATGCCGTTCAGCAAGCCTATCCCCAGGCCACGATTCATCAATATCTAACCCCAAAACAGCCTGAGGATGCTGCTCGTTTTGCGGTGGTGACAGCCGATGGACAAGGCTTGTTCGTCACCGTGAATCCCTACACTGCTGAAGTGCTGGGCTCGCTAGATCGCGATAACAACCTGTACACCTTGGCCAATGAAATTCATGGCACCTTGCTGATTGGCGATCTGGGGGATCGTCTGATTGAGCTGGCGGCCAGTTTTGCCGTGATCCTCATTGTGAGTGGTGCTTACATGTGGTGGCCGCGAGACAACGCGAGCAGAGCCGGTGCATTGCGCATTCGTCTGGCCAGCGGCAAGCGTACGTTCTGGCGCGATCTGCACGCAAACCTTGGCGTGATAACATCTCTGTTTTTGCTGCTTTTCCTGCTGTCGGGTCTGTCGTGGTCGGGAATTTGGGGCAGCAAGATGGTGCAGGCATGGAACAGCTTTCCTGCGGGAGTATTTGGGGATGTGCCGCTCTCGGATGCCAAGCATGCTGAGATGAACCACGGCGAGCTGGAAGAAGTGCCGTGGAACCTGGAGCAAACGCCAATGCCGATGTCAGGTTCTCATGCCGGCCATCACGGTATTGCGGGTCAGGTGAATCTGGAGTCGGTTGTTTCGTTTGCCAGGCAGCAGGGCTTTACGTCATTTCGTGTCAATCTGCCGAAAGGTGAGCTGGGCGCATACAGCGTGCTGCAAAGCACCATGAGTAGCGATATTAACGATGCGACGCAGGACCGTACCCTGCACATCGACCAGTACACAGGCAAGATTCTGGCTGACATCAGGTACGATCAATACTCTCCGATGGCAAAAGTCATGGCGTGGGGCATTGCACTGCACGAGGGCGACTTTGGCTGGTGGAACAAAGCCGCAAACACTGTGCTCTGCCTGGCATTCATTGTGATCAGCCTGAGCGGTATCGTGATGTGGTGGTTGCGCCGGCCGAAAGGCAAGCGTGTGCTTTCTGCCCCGCCAGCACCGAAAAATATGACACTGTGGAAAGGCGCAATGGTTGTGATTGCCATTCTGGGCGTGTGCTTCCCGCTGGCCGGAATCACGATTTTCATTGTGCTGCTCGCCGACCGTTTGATCTTCAGCCGGGTCCCGACACTCGCACGATTCTTTGGGTGA
- a CDS encoding GlxA family transcriptional regulator gives MAMKHANPNTTPIDIFFLLTPDVHLLDLAGPCQAFHEAISYGMDLNLHFISDQCTLSSHQGLTLGGIQPLPSVLPENAIVVVCASKYHEGIYRNQASERCIEWLRRTPKADTRILGICTGAFLLGLSGWLDNRQSTTHHKLTQALSQHFPAADVLPERIFVQDGQVYTTAGVTAGIDLALQLIEEISGSRFAMEVARELVVYRRRMANDPQISKQLSYRSHISPLVHSIQDYLQARLHEKLALTDIADAFRVSSRHMQREFKNATGLTIREFLVELRLEEAKSYIENGDTIEVAAFKSGFPQASSLRAAWKKKYKTLPKESAAKVDAAAESTGRYLFNRSTG, from the coding sequence ATGGCAATGAAACATGCCAACCCGAATACAACGCCGATAGATATCTTTTTCCTGCTGACCCCTGACGTACATTTACTCGATCTGGCTGGCCCCTGTCAGGCTTTTCATGAAGCCATCAGCTATGGCATGGATCTGAATCTGCATTTCATCAGTGATCAATGCACCCTGAGCAGTCATCAGGGGCTCACGCTTGGCGGCATACAGCCTTTGCCGTCTGTCTTGCCAGAGAATGCCATCGTGGTTGTATGCGCCTCGAAATACCATGAAGGGATATACCGCAATCAGGCCAGTGAGCGATGCATTGAATGGCTCAGGCGCACCCCGAAAGCTGATACCCGGATTCTCGGCATTTGCACCGGGGCTTTTTTACTGGGGTTATCGGGCTGGCTGGATAACCGTCAGTCGACCACGCATCACAAACTCACACAGGCGCTGTCGCAGCACTTCCCTGCTGCAGACGTGTTACCGGAACGAATTTTTGTGCAGGATGGTCAGGTCTACACCACCGCAGGTGTGACAGCCGGTATTGATCTGGCCCTTCAGCTCATCGAGGAGATCAGCGGCAGCCGGTTTGCCATGGAAGTGGCACGGGAGTTGGTGGTTTACCGGCGTCGTATGGCAAACGATCCGCAGATCTCCAAACAACTCAGCTACCGCAGCCATATTTCACCGCTGGTGCATTCCATTCAGGATTATCTGCAGGCCAGGCTGCATGAAAAACTGGCGCTGACTGATATCGCAGACGCTTTTCGGGTCTCTTCCCGCCATATGCAGCGGGAATTTAAAAATGCCACCGGCCTGACGATAAGAGAGTTTCTGGTCGAGCTGAGATTGGAAGAAGCGAAGAGCTACATTGAAAATGGTGACACCATTGAAGTCGCAGCGTTTAAGTCCGGTTTCCCCCAGGCCAGCTCATTGCGGGCCGCCTGGAAGAAAAAGTATAAAACCCTGCCAAAAGAATCCGCCGCTAAAGTGGATGCGGCGGCCGAAAGTACAGGGAGATACCTGTTCAATCGCTCAACCGGGTAA
- a CDS encoding DMT family transporter, giving the protein MIYLFPLLTVSIWAGNAIVNKLSYSVIDPGAIAFYRWFFAMLALTPFVITSVIRQWSVIQPYLSKLALLAFLGMVLNQSLGYFAAPTTTATNMALIMSLVPLMSMFLSVPLLKQKLSPLAMVGAVLSLGGLVLMLSHGEPSQLLSQGMSQGDALLLLAAFVYALYCVLIKRWDMPLSNWQSVYVQGMFAVLFLLPMLFISQRTGITGESLPLILFAAIPASVIAPWCWMKAIKMLGADKTAMFMNLMPVITAIIASVLLNEQLEAVHLIGGGMVLCGVAVAQLRLKARRSKLVTA; this is encoded by the coding sequence ATGATCTACTTATTTCCCTTATTGACAGTTTCAATTTGGGCAGGGAATGCCATTGTTAACAAACTTTCCTACAGCGTAATCGATCCGGGAGCGATCGCCTTTTACCGCTGGTTTTTTGCCATGCTGGCATTGACCCCTTTTGTGATTACTTCTGTGATTCGTCAGTGGTCAGTCATTCAACCGTATCTGTCAAAGCTGGCATTGCTGGCGTTTCTGGGCATGGTGCTGAACCAGTCGTTGGGGTATTTTGCCGCGCCGACCACCACAGCGACCAATATGGCCCTGATTATGTCGCTGGTCCCATTGATGAGTATGTTTCTGAGTGTACCGCTCCTGAAACAAAAGCTGTCACCGCTGGCCATGGTGGGCGCTGTACTGTCGCTTGGCGGGCTGGTATTAATGCTGAGCCACGGCGAACCGTCTCAGTTGCTGTCTCAGGGCATGAGTCAAGGGGATGCTTTACTCCTGCTGGCAGCTTTTGTGTATGCACTGTACTGCGTGCTGATCAAACGCTGGGACATGCCGCTGAGTAACTGGCAATCTGTGTATGTTCAGGGCATGTTTGCCGTCCTGTTTCTTTTACCTATGCTCTTCATCAGCCAGCGGACCGGCATTACCGGTGAGTCGCTGCCGCTGATCCTGTTTGCTGCGATTCCGGCCTCGGTCATTGCCCCCTGGTGCTGGATGAAAGCCATTAAGATGCTGGGTGCAGATAAAACGGCCATGTTCATGAATCTGATGCCTGTGATTACAGCTATCATCGCCAGTGTTCTGCTGAACGAACAGCTGGAAGCGGTGCACTTGATCGGCGGTGGTATGGTGCTTTGCGGCGTGGCGGTTGCCCAGCTGAGACTGAAAGCCCGTCGAAGCAAGCTGGTCACGGCATAA
- a CDS encoding MFS transporter → MDISRNKQIIAITVGVLVTFWASSIKGSYQVYFLDLASMCGLGRGIFSLTSALFGLSIGILSPVVGWICDRIGPALTILSGAVVAVFVYLLMAVAFNFWLFLVLFGVLAAYALTAMTFVPLALLVDRIFDSQNKGMAYAAITNGTAIGFMVLSPFWVWLNTFVIWQDISLIIFGVFAVVILPACIWLCRVFPRREFVSETAAESHEDDLKWHQHLRKPLFLLLALSFGGCGASMAYVDVHLVPMLQERFTGGEGEATIVASSLSVLGAAELIGAFLVGYLLRFSAPALMLALLYAVRGASMLIVLSADSLLLCMIFAVLFGLTYMGTVIVTSLMCLKAYGEKVKGKIFGCLFTVHQVFVFGTVWLGGLSYDATQSYSFITLAVTGLCFVSVAMGLVFYFSDAFKEKPQSQIVTPS, encoded by the coding sequence ATGGATATATCCCGTAATAAACAGATCATCGCCATCACCGTCGGCGTGCTGGTGACCTTCTGGGCGTCATCGATCAAAGGCAGCTATCAGGTTTATTTTCTCGATTTAGCCAGCATGTGCGGCTTGGGGCGGGGTATCTTCTCGCTCACCAGCGCATTGTTTGGCTTGTCGATTGGTATTCTGTCTCCTGTGGTTGGCTGGATATGCGACCGCATTGGCCCGGCGCTGACCATTTTGTCTGGCGCTGTGGTTGCGGTGTTTGTCTATCTGCTGATGGCAGTAGCATTCAACTTCTGGCTGTTTCTGGTGCTGTTCGGCGTGCTGGCGGCCTATGCATTAACGGCAATGACTTTTGTGCCGTTGGCCCTTTTGGTCGACCGGATCTTCGACAGCCAGAACAAAGGGATGGCGTACGCTGCCATCACCAACGGGACCGCGATTGGCTTTATGGTGCTGTCGCCATTCTGGGTGTGGCTGAATACCTTTGTGATCTGGCAGGACATCAGTCTGATCATCTTCGGTGTGTTTGCCGTGGTGATCCTGCCTGCCTGTATCTGGTTGTGCCGCGTTTTTCCGCGCCGGGAATTTGTCTCTGAGACTGCAGCCGAGAGCCATGAAGATGATCTGAAATGGCATCAACATCTGAGAAAGCCGCTGTTTTTGCTGCTGGCGCTGTCATTTGGCGGTTGCGGTGCCTCAATGGCTTATGTCGATGTGCATTTGGTTCCTATGTTGCAGGAACGTTTTACCGGGGGAGAAGGGGAGGCCACCATCGTTGCCTCATCATTGAGCGTGCTGGGTGCCGCAGAACTGATTGGCGCGTTTTTGGTGGGTTACTTACTGCGCTTTTCGGCACCGGCTTTAATGCTGGCTCTGTTGTATGCGGTGCGTGGTGCCTCGATGCTGATTGTGCTCTCAGCAGACAGTTTGTTGCTGTGCATGATTTTTGCCGTGCTGTTTGGCCTGACTTATATGGGCACCGTCATCGTCACGTCACTGATGTGCCTCAAAGCTTACGGCGAGAAAGTAAAAGGCAAGATTTTTGGCTGCCTGTTTACCGTTCACCAGGTCTTCGTCTTCGGTACGGTATGGCTGGGGGGACTGTCCTATGATGCGACGCAAAGTTACTCCTTTATCACACTCGCGGTGACCGGTTTGTGCTTTGTCTCTGTCGCCATGGGGCTGGTTTTCTATTTCTCTGATGCCTTTAAAGAGAAGCCGCAATCGCAGATTGTTACGCCCTCTTAA
- a CDS encoding phosphotransferase, producing the protein MADRELTQMGSARVFLRTHNGRPYIEKHYVSAVEIRFYQDIAPHMKLCGIQTPEVYHSDVLSRRLRLEYIPHSISLEALNADRETFRQLAAIHYFAIPAQQPVHSHQWTSQQTEQALEHLQLPAAAEQQLLRLQANSADLFLPVACLSGDSNAGNWGRRVQGELVLFDWERFGRGSPAIDLAPLVKGMGNIADYQAIARRYLAYSALLPEDQLIREIILAKAWIVVEVVNLLTDREKASAQQYLSWFRQVVPGWLNLAA; encoded by the coding sequence ATGGCTGATCGGGAATTAACACAGATGGGGAGCGCTCGGGTATTTCTGAGAACCCACAACGGTAGGCCCTACATTGAAAAACACTATGTCAGCGCTGTTGAGATACGCTTTTATCAGGACATTGCCCCGCACATGAAACTGTGTGGCATTCAAACCCCTGAGGTGTACCACTCTGATGTACTCAGTCGCCGATTACGCCTTGAATATATTCCCCACTCAATTTCTCTGGAAGCATTGAATGCCGACAGGGAAACATTTCGCCAGCTGGCGGCCATTCATTATTTCGCCATACCCGCACAACAGCCGGTTCACTCACACCAATGGACATCCCAGCAGACGGAACAAGCATTGGAACACCTGCAATTACCCGCCGCTGCCGAACAGCAACTGTTGCGTCTTCAGGCAAACTCTGCCGACCTTTTTCTGCCGGTTGCCTGTTTATCCGGCGACAGTAACGCAGGCAACTGGGGGCGGCGCGTTCAGGGTGAGCTGGTTTTATTTGACTGGGAACGATTTGGCCGGGGCAGTCCGGCCATCGATTTAGCCCCCTTGGTGAAGGGCATGGGAAATATCGCCGACTATCAAGCCATTGCCCGTCGATATCTGGCGTATTCAGCATTATTGCCGGAAGACCAGTTAATCCGAGAGATTATCCTCGCCAAAGCCTGGATTGTAGTGGAGGTGGTCAATCTGCTGACAGACAGGGAAAAAGCGTCTGCGCAACAATATCTGAGCTGGTTTCGCCAGGTCGTTCCCGGCTGGCTCAACTTAGCTGCATGA
- a CDS encoding PLP-dependent aspartate aminotransferase family protein, which yields MEQSTRAIHMGFPALDDSHAAAIAMTSAYDFTSAQEASDRFNGVTEGNIYSRFTNPSVEHFERKLASLENAEAAVAFASGMAAYLALAMTFLKQGDHVVLASGIFGTTTHLFRQYFGQFGITATCVDLDDQHAWQAAMCDRTRMILVESPTNPLLKVADLSWLSGLAKRNHALLVVDNTLLSPVNQRPLNHGADLVLHSTGKFMDGQGRTVGGVIAGRKDVIQPLKNYLRSSGTCMNAFTAWVLSHGLDTLTARMAMHEQNARKVEAWLRQQSCVKQVFSTFSPVHPQAEVIAKQQTGHSPVISFIVEGGQAAAWRCIDALNLVARCTNIGDTKSMVTHPASTTHCRYSQEEKLQYGISDGLVRLCVGLEASQDIIQDLGQALAASQVKHSLREVVSLS from the coding sequence ATGGAGCAATCAACACGGGCTATACACATGGGTTTTCCTGCACTGGATGACTCCCATGCCGCTGCCATTGCCATGACATCGGCCTATGACTTTACCTCGGCGCAGGAAGCCAGTGACAGATTCAACGGGGTCACAGAAGGCAATATTTACAGCCGCTTTACCAACCCATCGGTCGAACATTTTGAACGCAAACTGGCCTCGCTGGAAAACGCTGAAGCGGCGGTGGCCTTTGCCTCAGGCATGGCCGCTTACCTGGCACTGGCCATGACGTTCTTGAAGCAGGGCGACCATGTTGTGCTGGCCAGCGGCATCTTCGGTACCACAACGCATCTTTTCCGTCAGTATTTTGGCCAGTTCGGCATCACGGCGACTTGTGTGGATTTGGATGACCAGCATGCTTGGCAAGCTGCTATGTGTGACCGCACCCGCATGATACTGGTTGAGTCACCCACCAACCCACTGCTGAAAGTGGCTGACTTAAGCTGGCTGTCCGGGCTGGCAAAACGAAATCATGCCCTGTTAGTGGTGGATAACACTTTGCTGTCGCCAGTCAATCAGCGGCCGTTAAATCACGGGGCTGATCTGGTGTTGCACTCAACCGGTAAGTTTATGGACGGGCAGGGCAGAACGGTTGGCGGTGTCATTGCCGGACGTAAAGACGTGATCCAGCCCTTGAAAAACTATCTGCGCAGCTCAGGAACTTGCATGAATGCCTTTACGGCTTGGGTCCTGAGTCACGGTCTGGACACGCTGACAGCCAGAATGGCCATGCATGAACAGAATGCCAGAAAAGTAGAAGCCTGGTTGCGTCAGCAGTCTTGTGTGAAGCAGGTCTTTTCCACCTTCAGTCCTGTACATCCGCAGGCTGAAGTGATCGCTAAGCAGCAAACTGGCCACAGCCCGGTGATTAGTTTTATCGTGGAAGGGGGTCAGGCAGCGGCCTGGCGCTGTATTGACGCACTGAATCTGGTGGCCCGTTGTACCAATATTGGTGACACTAAATCCATGGTGACGCACCCGGCCTCAACGACTCACTGCCGGTATTCTCAGGAAGAGAAGTTGCAGTATGGTATTTCAGACGGCCTGGTCAGACTGTGTGTCGGGCTGGAAGCCAGTCAGGACATCATTCAGGATTTGGGGCAGGCGTTGGCTGCCTCTCAGGTTAAACACTCACTCAGGGAAGTTGTATCGCTGTCATGA
- a CDS encoding dienelactone hydrolase family protein — MKKTFRNAALLAVSVLVTSTVNAAQSHTANALSKHNYVAFQSGKTTDHPVTVAARFTKPAGIETPLPAVIIVHGSGGVDERGELYSQVLNRQGFATLEIDMWAARGLDGGLSRPKHVKETLPDVYAAIDYLKSRQDINASELGLIGFSWGGVVAMLMAGEQETGTLKALVANYPVCWAYNKVPGYPFTGIAADRHLMILSGEDDKYDGPDDCKTLVSQLPPSNQSLVKLVTLPGATHAFELPRAESLFFDPYAFQGKGGNVPIRYNPEATKHALKLASQFFVTRLSD, encoded by the coding sequence ATGAAGAAAACATTCCGAAACGCCGCGCTTTTGGCTGTTTCTGTACTGGTCACAAGTACAGTCAATGCGGCGCAGAGCCATACGGCAAATGCTTTGTCTAAACACAATTATGTCGCTTTCCAGTCCGGAAAAACGACTGATCATCCGGTGACTGTGGCTGCACGGTTCACCAAGCCTGCTGGCATAGAGACACCGCTGCCAGCGGTCATCATCGTGCATGGTTCTGGGGGGGTGGATGAGCGCGGTGAGCTCTACAGCCAGGTGCTGAACAGACAGGGTTTCGCCACATTGGAAATCGACATGTGGGCCGCGCGCGGGCTGGATGGCGGTTTGTCTCGTCCCAAGCATGTCAAAGAGACCTTACCTGACGTGTATGCAGCGATTGATTATCTGAAATCCCGACAGGATATCAATGCCAGCGAACTGGGCCTGATTGGCTTCTCCTGGGGCGGTGTGGTGGCCATGCTGATGGCGGGTGAACAGGAAACTGGCACACTGAAAGCGCTGGTAGCCAATTATCCCGTGTGCTGGGCCTATAACAAGGTGCCGGGTTATCCGTTTACCGGCATTGCTGCAGACCGCCACCTGATGATTTTGTCGGGTGAAGACGACAAATATGATGGCCCGGATGATTGCAAGACGTTAGTCAGCCAGCTGCCACCGTCTAACCAGTCCTTGGTGAAACTGGTGACACTGCCCGGTGCAACGCATGCTTTTGAGTTACCCAGAGCCGAAAGTCTTTTCTTCGACCCGTATGCTTTTCAGGGCAAGGGGGGAAATGTCCCCATCCGCTATAACCCTGAAGCCACCAAACATGCTCTCAAACTGGCGTCTCAGTTTTTTGTTACCCGGTTGAGCGATTGA
- a CDS encoding aegerolysin family protein, with protein sequence MAYAQWVSYTVIADNCNLQVKNAEHSWGKFYKYDNKDDELSPEEVNGQVVEIGQEGFNIVSSCGRSDSASGTQGSFDLFDGSTKVVTLVWDCPWGSKSNSWSQTGQNRNYVVSVTGGSMNSGAIGVLTVEVIKKHVS encoded by the coding sequence ATGGCTTACGCACAATGGGTCAGCTATACCGTCATCGCAGATAACTGCAACCTGCAAGTGAAAAATGCGGAACATAGCTGGGGTAAATTTTATAAGTATGACAATAAAGATGATGAACTGTCGCCTGAAGAAGTGAATGGGCAAGTCGTCGAAATTGGGCAGGAAGGTTTTAATATCGTAAGCTCCTGTGGTCGCTCTGATTCAGCTTCCGGTACCCAAGGTTCGTTTGATCTGTTCGACGGTTCAACAAAAGTCGTGACTCTGGTTTGGGATTGTCCCTGGGGCAGTAAGTCAAACAGCTGGTCTCAAACTGGCCAGAACCGCAATTATGTTGTGTCTGTGACAGGCGGCTCCATGAACTCTGGCGCCATTGGTGTCCTGACTGTGGAAGTGATCAAGAAACACGTCAGCTAA
- a CDS encoding GFA family protein, which translates to MRQIHGSCLCGTVTFSLDDDFSHFYLCHCDQCKKLTGSAHASNLFTQPHNLRWDQGEQAIVRYNHPTRTFSNAFCGQCGANLPYLSQSGKAMIVPAGSLNELPAKSPDCQIFCDEQAPWHKAGMQTKHLPGFPE; encoded by the coding sequence ATGCGTCAAATACACGGCAGTTGCCTGTGCGGCACAGTCACCTTTTCACTGGATGACGATTTTTCTCATTTTTATTTGTGCCACTGCGATCAGTGTAAAAAGCTGACAGGTTCAGCCCACGCCTCGAACCTCTTTACCCAACCGCACAATCTCCGGTGGGATCAGGGCGAACAGGCCATCGTGCGATACAACCACCCGACACGTACTTTTTCCAATGCCTTTTGCGGCCAATGCGGCGCGAATCTGCCCTATTTATCCCAAAGCGGAAAAGCCATGATCGTCCCGGCAGGCTCCCTGAACGAGTTACCTGCCAAATCCCCGGACTGTCAGATTTTTTGTGATGAACAGGCCCCCTGGCACAAAGCCGGTATGCAAACCAAACACCTGCCGGGTTTTCCGGAATGA
- a CDS encoding DUF962 domain-containing protein, whose amino-acid sequence MKTLEQQLTQYARYHRSKRNLYTHFVGIPLIVFAVICLFARVVFPLGGIEFNGAYVAVFLAVLYYLRLSLPMGLMMAGGLSLLIIAALPIAALPVLGWLGFSLSVFFLGWVIQFIGHYFEGKKPAFVDDLAGLIIGPLFVLAEVLFLLGWFSSLEKHIEQHAGPMKP is encoded by the coding sequence ATGAAAACGTTGGAACAGCAATTGACCCAGTATGCGCGCTATCATCGTTCAAAGCGCAATTTATACACACACTTTGTCGGTATCCCCTTGATTGTCTTTGCTGTGATCTGCCTGTTTGCCAGAGTGGTGTTTCCACTGGGCGGTATTGAGTTCAATGGGGCTTATGTTGCTGTGTTTCTGGCTGTGCTGTACTACCTGCGCCTCAGCCTGCCGATGGGTTTGATGATGGCAGGGGGGTTGTCACTCCTGATCATCGCAGCTTTACCAATTGCTGCACTGCCTGTCCTGGGATGGCTGGGCTTTAGCCTGAGTGTGTTTTTTCTGGGTTGGGTGATTCAGTTTATTGGCCATTATTTCGAGGGTAAGAAACCGGCGTTTGTCGATGATCTGGCCGGTTTGATCATTGGTCCTTTGTTTGTCCTGGCTGAAGTGCTTTTTTTGCTGGGGTGGTTTTCATCGCTGGAAAAGCATATTGAACAGCATGCCGGGCCCATGAAGCCTTAG
- a CDS encoding LysE family translocator: MDYLYAMVLFAVSSSVTPGPNNIMVMTSGLNFGVKKSLPLLSGICMGFAIMLLLVGIGFGQLFELFPSLHFIIKCLGVLYLVYLAWLIARSADVGSSGSQAKPLSFIKGALFQWINAKAWVVATGAIAAFTTVGADFYGQNMMLALTFLLVSFPCVGVWLMFGSLLKKTLTQDKYRRLFNYTMSALLVVSVLPVMGEILNHLASSHG, encoded by the coding sequence ATGGACTATCTCTACGCTATGGTTCTCTTTGCCGTGTCATCTTCCGTCACGCCGGGACCGAACAATATTATGGTGATGACTTCGGGCCTGAATTTCGGGGTGAAAAAAAGCCTGCCGCTGCTAAGTGGAATCTGTATGGGTTTTGCGATCATGCTGCTTTTGGTGGGCATTGGATTTGGTCAGTTATTTGAGCTGTTTCCCAGCCTGCATTTCATCATTAAATGCCTGGGCGTGCTTTACTTAGTGTATCTGGCCTGGCTGATTGCCCGCTCCGCTGATGTCGGATCGTCCGGCTCACAGGCCAAACCCTTGAGTTTCATCAAAGGCGCACTGTTTCAGTGGATTAACGCCAAAGCCTGGGTGGTCGCTACCGGTGCCATCGCGGCTTTCACCACAGTGGGAGCGGATTTTTACGGTCAGAATATGATGCTGGCGCTCACCTTTTTGCTGGTTTCCTTTCCGTGTGTCGGCGTCTGGCTGATGTTTGGCTCTCTGCTGAAAAAAACACTGACTCAGGACAAATATCGCCGTCTGTTTAACTACACCATGTCCGCGTTGCTGGTTGTCTCAGTACTGCCTGTGATGGGCGAAATTTTAAATCATCTGGCGTCATCACATGGCTGA
- a CDS encoding GntR family transcriptional regulator: MRSKADAVKEPTKSNSLLEVLVERIVTGVFPAGSKISEPELARQFAVSRGPLREAMMRVEALGLVERIPHVGARVVDLSPQKLAEIYAVREALEGMAARQACEKMTDEEIAGLESLLQTHQAHIEQVDGASYFHQHGDFDFHYRIIKASRNSKLISLLCDELYHLLRMYRYQSPRSHSRPERALNEHTQILAAIKDRDGELAEMLMRRHIMRSRTLIESQLKQG; encoded by the coding sequence ATGCGCAGTAAAGCTGATGCTGTCAAAGAACCGACCAAATCCAACAGTTTGCTGGAAGTCCTGGTCGAGCGCATTGTCACCGGGGTTTTTCCTGCCGGCAGCAAGATCTCTGAACCTGAGCTGGCCCGTCAATTTGCCGTCAGCCGCGGGCCACTGCGTGAAGCCATGATGCGGGTTGAGGCGCTGGGTCTGGTTGAGCGCATTCCCCATGTTGGCGCACGGGTTGTTGATCTCAGTCCGCAGAAACTGGCGGAAATTTACGCAGTTCGGGAAGCCTTGGAAGGCATGGCGGCGCGTCAGGCCTGTGAAAAAATGACGGATGAGGAAATTGCCGGACTGGAAAGTTTATTGCAAACCCATCAGGCCCATATTGAACAGGTCGATGGTGCCTCCTATTTTCACCAGCATGGTGATTTCGATTTCCACTACCGGATCATCAAAGCCAGTCGAAACAGTAAATTAATCAGCTTGTTGTGTGATGAGCTGTACCACCTGCTGCGCATGTACCGCTACCAGTCGCCCCGTTCACATTCGCGTCCCGAACGGGCATTGAATGAGCATACACAGATTCTGGCAGCGATAAAGGACCGCGATGGAGAGCTGGCCGAAATGTTAATGCGCCGTCACATCATGCGCAGCAGAACACTGATTGAAAGCCAGTTAAAACAGGGCTGA